The nucleotide sequence ATAGATAAGCCATTTACCATCTGCAGACCAGTCGGGTGAATAACATTCGATGGTGTCATTTGTAAGGTTGTAAAGGGTATTGCCATCAGCATCCATGATGTACAGATCCCATTGGTTCTCATTGCTTCCGTAAAAGGCAATTTGTGTTCCATCTGGTGAGAATTTTGCACCGGAATCATATCCCTCTTTGTTTGTAAGACGCCTAACATTAGTGCCGTCGGCATTCATAATAAAAATTTCGCCATTGGCGGCATGCGACGTGTCGGTCGAATCACGTAATTGTCTTGTAAAAACGATTTCCTTCCCGTTTGGCGACCAGTCGGGACTTTCTTCATAGAACGTATTTTTCGTTAGTGCTCTTACGTTAGATCCGTTGGAATTCATGATATACACATTTCTGCTAAGTGAGTCGCGGTCACTCATAAACAGAATTGAACGACCGTCTGGCGAGGGGACAGGAAGTACGTCGGAAGCAGGATGGTTGGTTAGTCGATGAACATTTGAACCATCAGAATTCATTGAATATATATCCGAATTTCCATCTCTTTTGGAATAAAAATATATTATATCCCCTTTGTAGGACCATGACGGACTGAAATCCAGAGAATCATTTTGACTGATATTCTGAATATCGTTTCCGTTGAGATCCATAGTATATATTTCAGAATTGCCATCGCGATTTGTGACAAATGCGATCTTATTCTTCGTAGTACTTTCCATATTGTCTTGCGCTGCACTTTTACATGCCGAAAACATACTAACACAAATTATAAGCAATATTTTATCCATAAGATTAATTTTTGACGATTATCATACTATGTACAAAGCAACCACCCTAGCGCACCGATTCTCACGAATACGAAGAATGATAAAATTACGATTTATCTCCATACACCCAGAATTGCTCCAATAATAGTAAAGTAAATGATAATATAGCCGGAATTAATTGCGATATATTTCCAGCTTTTTTGCTCAAATAGCGCTATAGCGGTAAAGATTGCTGCAGCCCATCCAAACCCAACCAAAAAGCCCGCCGTGGCACCCCAAGCGATATCCGAGGATGCATCTCCTAAAAAGAATGCCATATTATAGGACATCAGGTAAGCGAGTATAAAACTTATACCGTAGATCTTTCCCGGATGAGCGCGTGCTAATTGCTCGTCTGTTAGTTTATTCTCTGCCTTCCATGACTTGTAAAACAGTGCCGGTGAGTAATAAATAGCACCTAATATTAAGTTACATACCGCGCAGATTAAAACTGCCCAATGATTGATGATCATGTTTTCCATAATTGCTTAGTTTGATTGGAAACAAAGGAAAGGGATAAAAATCTTAGAAAATTGTAAAAAATTTACTTTACCGGAAAGAAGTTGGGATAATCTCCAATATCGTTTACATACTGTTTTGGGTTTAAACCGGAAAAAGATTTAAAATCCTTGATAAAGTGTGCTTGATCGAAATACCCGCAGTCCTGAGCAATGGCGGTCCATGAAATTTGTTCTTTATTTTCAACCGCTTTTAAAATTTCATTAAAGCGTTTAATACGATGAAACTGTTTTGGGGTTATCCCAACGTATTTTTTAAATAGCTGAATGAATTGTTTTTGGGAATATCCCGATTTAACGGCAATTTCGGTGATGTTTGTTACTGAAGGAGATTGTTCGATCCTGTCGATGGCATATTGAATTATTTCTGAATAAAAGTCGTCATCATTAAACCGGGTAAGCAACCAAGCTTCTATTAGCCGAAATTTTTGATCGGGAGTTGTCGCACGCTTTATCTCCGAATAAAGTTCCATAATGCTTGGACCAAATATTTCAGAAGCCGAAACTACTTTATTTGAGAACCTGTGAACCGATTCCCGAATTAATGGGTATGCCGCCCCGGGCTTAAACACCAATACAATCATTTCTTCGCTGCTGGCACTTATGGTAATATAATCGGTTAACACTCCGGAGAACCAAACATGAGTACATTTTTGCTTCGGTTTTTTGGTATGGTTGTCGAAGATATATTTAGGAGTATCGGTTAATTCAAAAATAATGTTCGTGGTGCCATCAGGAAGGTATTTATCCATGGTGTGAGTAGGAGAATAGTCTTTATGATACAACATAGCATCCATATATCTGGATAGCTTTGCGGTTAGAATATGACTTTTATGGATCACAGATTCACAATTTAAGGTACATTTTATTAATGACGCAAACTTTCAGAATAAAAGTGAGTAAACTTGTTTACAAAGGCAAAAGCAGCAGAAAAACAATAGTTTTTTGTTTTTATAGCTGTATTGGGGAAAAATAGTCTACCTTCACCGGGTAAATTATTCAGTAAGCCTATCTTTTTTTAATTTCTGCCAGTTTTAATTAATCCTTCGCTTTCTTCAATATTTTAAAACAAGCAATAAGAAGTTGCCTGAAATCAGGGACTTTGGGATTAACAGCACCGTAGCCGGTCTTTCCATTTTCTAAGCCTTCAGTTTTCTTACCGATTGCAAATTCACTAATCGTTGGTGTAGTTATATTACAACACCATCACTACAAATGAAGCTGTACAAAACACAGTTAATACTAATACCAAATAACAGTAAAAATCATGATCAAACAATTGATACAAACATTCAGAACTAAAAAAATAGAAACAAATATTAAACTACAAACAATGAAAGAAGGTACCGTAAAATTTTTCAATAATGCCAAAGGATTTGGCTTTATTACTATTAAAGACACTAACGAAGAGATCTTCGTACACAGCACAAATCTTATGGAGGATATCCGGGAAGATGACAATGTTCAATTTGAAGTTGAAAAAGGAGAAAAAGGATTAAGCGCCATAAAAGTGAGCCTTATCTAGACGTATCCTTATCGTATAGAAAACCATCCCTATGGATGGTTTTTTTATGTCAAAATGTTACAACTTTACGTAATTGTTGAGGCTTAGCCTACATTAATTGGCTCTTCTAAAAACATAACGGGTAATGAACAGCCCGGTGCTGTCGTCGTCACCACTGTGACTCTCAACCCCGGTGTTGATAAAAGCCAATTCCCACCCCTGTGCAGAGAGTTCATTGAGCTTGGAAGTAACCACTGCATCGTTTGCCGCAATGTTCTGAAAACGAATTCCTCCCAGATTAAAGAAATTGAGCAATTTGGTTTCATCAAACTTTTTTACCCGGATCTCACTTCGATCCGATTTATTTCGATCGTCGTCTTCGCCGGTCCTGCTGGTGGTGTATTCCTTATAATCCCTAGACTCTTCGGCACTAATCATTCTCGATCTACCCAGGCCATTGGGCACTATGGATTCAATAACGGTGATGATCTTAAAGGTATAATTCTGAGCCGAAACGTCTGGGCTCATAAGAAATATAAAAAGCAAACAAAGGATAATTGTTCTCATTTGTAAAATATTTAAATGCATTAGTATTTCATTATTTAATCTAGCAAATTATTCTTGCCTGGCACAGCCGCACCATTTAAAGTACTGTAAAAGCAAAATTATGATTGAAAAAAGGGGTTTCCGTGGATGCCTGTGGCTTACCATCTCAGTATACAGGTTGACGTACCGGTTACGGAAGCCGGTAGGTTTTGAAGTGCGAAGATCTTAACTACATAATTAAAGAATTAGCAAACTAAAAATAGAAAATTAGCGAATTAGATTTCCGGTAGTTTGGTTAATCATTTGTTAATTATATATCTGACAATCAAGAGACAGCAGGATATTCTAATGGGGGATAGCAGTATCAAAGGTCGGCGTTTTCCTGTACGAAATACATTTTCATTTTGCCTTTATTTTTTACTCGAATCTCACCTCTAAAGTCACAGGAAACAGATTCCTTAACAAGAGCGTAGGTATCTTCTGAGATATTGATCTTGCCGGGCGTTGAGTTGGATTCCATTCGCGAGGCAATGTTTACTGTATCCCCCCAAATGTCATAGGCAAACTTCTTGGTGCCAACCACTCCCGCAACCACAGGTCCGGTATTTATGCCTATTCGAATCTCGAAAGGAGTACTGCCATTATTTCCTTGTAATTTCACGTCCTGCACAAATTGGATGATCTCAGCGGCAGCCTGAACCATTGCTAGCGCGTGATTGCCTGTAGATCCTTGTAAACCCCCGGCACACATATAGGCATCGCCTATAGTTTTAATTTTTTCCAGTCCGTGCTCTTCCATGATCGCATCAAATTTTGAAAAGTAAAAGTCGATACTGGCAACCAGATCTTCCGGAGCTAAATTTTCGGCATACTGAGTGAAATCTTTAAAATCGGTAAACAATACCGTTACCGAATCAAATTTTTTGGCTTGTACCTTACCATTTTGCTTCAATTCTTCTGCCGTTGTTGCCGGAAGAATATTGAGCAATAAAGTTTCTGAAACTGCTTTCTCTTTTTCTATGATCCTTTTTACGCGTTGCATAAACAGATTGCGGCGATAAAGTGCTATGGCAAGGATAATTATAAGAAGGAGTACTGCAATGGTGATATAAATAATGGTGCGTTGGCGCTTGTCCTTGAGCAACTGTATTTCGGCATCTTTTTCCAGTAGATCTACTTCTGCCTGCTTTTTAGATACTTCGTAATTAGTACGCTGATCGGCCATTTGCTGCACCTTTTCAATATTGGCTACACTATCTCTATACCTTATATGGTCTTTATAATAGGCATGGGATTTAAAATAATTTCCCGTGCCTTCATACAGTAAGGATAGTTTGAGGTTCGATTCACTAATTTGTTTCTTTAAACCGTATTTAAGTGCTAATTCCAGACTTCGGCTTGCATAATCTACAGCCGATTCCCAATCGTTCTGTTCCAGAAAAATATCGGCCATATAAGTAAGGTACTCTGAAATCGCATAGTAATCTTCTACGTCTTCCAACAGGGCAATAGCCTCGTTTATATAGGTCTTGGCTTGTATGGGTTTGCCTTGTTTGGCATAGACCATTCCAATATTTCCGAGATTGTAGGCGCTTCCTATCTGATAATTCAGATTTTTAAAGATCAATCCCGATTCTTCAAAATTTCGGAGTGCGAGACCGTAATTTTTACTGTTAAAGTATTCATCACCCGAATTCAGTAATGCTGTGGCAAGACTTAACGAATCGTTCACCTTTCTTAGGATATCTATGGATTTGGTATAATAGATCTCGGCGTTGGTGGTATTGCCAATTTCAGAATAAACATCTGCTATAGTAAGATATGCACCGCCTTCGTACTTACCGTTTTCAACTTTTACGGCTGCCTCACTACATTTAAAAAATGCTTCCAACGCAAGAGGTAACTCTCCTGCAAGACGATAGGTTTGACCTTTCTGGCTAAATCCTCTGTAGAGATAAAGATAATTTTCTTCCTTTTGAGCCTGACGAATTAGTTCGTCTGCATATTGCAAGGATAATTCCAGATCATTTGCTGCATTAAAGGCTAAATTTCGCAGCAGTTCCAATTTTTCTTCACCTTTTACAGTGCCTTGCAAATAAATAAGTCTCAAGCTGTCTGCCACTGCCTGATCCTGCGCAACGCCTGTATGTATCAACGATAAAATGAAGCCTATTAAAAAATAATAGGCTTTGTAATTGAAATTCATACACTAATTATTGATTCAGTCTCAGTTTTGGATCCAAAGGGTAGGTTCGTGTTTCTCCTTGATACGTAATAAGAAAGTTGATCGTATAGCTGTCGTCCGATATTGGTCGATCAAAATTAGCTATGGTTCCGTGAATTTTTCCGTCTCTGCTCACGGGCAATGGTGTAGCTTGTACAAAGAAATTAGCATTTCCGGGTTCTTTGTTCTGAGAAACCGATTGAAGTGATACACTGTAATCGCGATCAACCCCAAGTGGTTCGAAGGATCTAGCAGCCCAGATCATTTCCTTCCCGGGAAATACCAGTGTTTCAAAGTTTTTATTCGATTCTCCAAAGCGACTCTCTAGTCCTTCGTCATCTACGAGATACGTATTAGCGTCTATTTGTGCTTCGGTGGGAGGGTACGGAAGGTTATACAAGGTATTGCTATTTATAGTTACCATGATGTCTCTGTCTCTGGGTTTGGTAACAGCCCCTTTGTTTGTCAATTCTTTTGGATTCATAATTGTTGATTTTTATTGGTTCGGTATTTCTATTAAAAATTATAAACATTGGAAAAACAATAAGGCTGGGGAGAATTATTTACAAAAGATAATGATTATTAGCGAGTTACCGTATATCATGTTAACTAAAAAAATAAGTAAGAAGAAAGTGGTGATAAGAATCCCGCTATATGGAGTCGGAGATGTTACAAAAACCGCCAGGCGACGATCCTGCTTTGCTTATTGCCTTGCTCCATAGCAATGGTCGTATGTTTCGCCTTCAGTTTGTCTAATTGTTTGTAGATAGGAGGGAGGTGTTCTTTTTTTGAAACCAGCGTAGTAAACCACCCCACTTGCATTTTAAACGGGACACTTTGTTTTATCATACGTTTTATAAACAGGGCTTCACCGCCATTGCACCACAATTCGTTGGCCTGTCCGCCAAAGTTGAGCATGATCTCCTTTTTGGTTTGTTGGGGAGCTGTGTCGCCCAGATTTCGCAGTTTCCGAAGAGTACCTTTTACAGCTTCTTCTTCGGAAGGATGGAAGGGCGGATTGCACATACTAACGTTGAAATATTCATTATTCTGAATCACCCCCTCAAAGATGTTTGCCTTTACAGGCTGATACCGAATTTCAATAGTATCTTTAAGTACTTCCGAAGCTTTTACATTGGCCTTTGCTGAAGCCACTGCTGTCGTATCGGTGTCTGCACCTACCATTTTCCATTGATAGATACGGCTCCCAAGGATGGGGTAGATGCAATTGGCACCTACACCTATGTCCAGTCCTTTTATTCCCTTTTGTTTTTCCGCATCGGTAAGCAGATCGTTAAGGTGGTGAATATAATCGGCTCTGCCGGGAACAGGAGGGCAGAGGTAGTGGGGTGGGATATTCCAGTCTGTGAGTCCGTAATGGTGTTTTAAAAGAGCCTTGTTCAGGTGCAGCACCGCTGAAGCCTCAGCAAAATTCACAGTGTCTTGACCCGATTTTCCTGTATGCACAAATTCCTTCAGGGGAGGATGTGCTTTTATAAGTGCAGGGAAATGATATGGCGCAGCGTGTATATTATTGGGATGCAAGACGGTTTTGTTTAAGTGCGTACAAGCTACAATAATTGTGGCGTATAACAGGTGTCTGAAGCAGAGATCTGAAATTTCTTCGTCATCGACCACAACGCTATTGTAATGATCTGCAAGCCTAACTGTAATCTACCCGGTATCGGGTATGGATTTGCCTTCATAAAATCCGCAGATTTATAAAGCACAAACAATTTGCGCTTTAATCATATAAAATAGATAAACAATGAACGATTTTAAAAAGACATGGGACTCACATTTACAACAACAGCAGGAAATTCCAATTGATCTCATAGCAAGTATCAAGGAAGATTTTATCAATCAGTTTTTGGACAAACATCGTTCTAAGGACAAGGACAAATACTATCATCACATAGAATTGCCCTTGTATCTTGATGCCAATGAGAATATGACTCACTTCAATGCTTTTATCAATATTGGCGGAAAGGTAAAGCCCAATGGGAAGCCCGACAATTCAAATACAGCCCCCTTTAAAATTGATTTTCACAATACCGATGTTATCACAGATCCCCTGGTAAAATATGAATATAAGGAAGGGGTAGATTATGACAGTCAGAATGCACCACCCAATACGTTTCCGAATGTTAGCCTGAAATGTGAAAACATCGGGATCCTCTTAAAGTGGCCCAAACAGGATGACAGTGGGGAAGACCATGAAGCCATGCTGAACCTTTATCTCGATTTTAGGTGTAGGGTCGATTTTATTAAAAACGAAAACAGAACCAGTTTAAAGTTTATTCCAACCCTGGTGCAGATTAGAGCAACTGAAAGTATTCCCGGGGATACCAAGGTTCAGGATCTTATTATAGTGTTGGTGAACTACATCATGAAGGATCAGGGCCCTAAGTTCATTCGTGAAATTGAAATTCCGGTAATAGAAATGAGCAAATACAAATTCCTTCCAAACTATATTAAAATAGAGAATGACCTGCTTTCGGTCTATATGAACAGGGATGTGGCTTCAATTCAATCTCTGGCAGACGAAATGCAAACACATCAGAAAGCGTTCTTAGGACTGGTGGATCAGGACCTGAATGAGGAAAAAGATATAGTGAAACTTATCTACGGAACCAAGGTAAGCAAAGAGTTCATAAAATGTAATAGCGATGATGACAAACTCGCCGTGCTTGAACATTCTGAGATCAGATCTTTCGATGAAATATTTCCGAAAGCGCAATCCTATTTGGCAAACTTTAAAAGAACCGGGAATAAGAGTTATTTGAGTGCTGCAAGAAACGGTCAGAATATTGGGATAGCTGTGGTAGAAGATTTTCTGGATACCATAGTAAGAGATTCCTTACCGGGTTCTAAAGAGTCATCCACAAGAACCAAATCGGCACTTGATCTAATAAAAGGAAGGATTCGCACCTGGGTACGATTATTTAACAGTGACATTGAAATCGCCGCTAATGGCACCTTAACCGGTGCCACACAAATTGATATAGGCGCAATGCTGGAATATAAGTTGCGGGAATACTATCGATGCAGTACTGGCTGGTCTAAATGGAAACAGATAGGCTTACGTGTTAAGGGAAGGCCCGAAATGTCGGTTAAAGTAATTAGATCGAACAAAGGGGTAGGAGTCGATATGGATATTGACATCCGAAAGCTGGAGGTATCCACCGGCCTGGGCCGACTCATTGATGCCCTGGTCAATGCCTTATTTCAAGTATTTCTTTACGTGGTGAACGGCATACTCGATGTGCTTGAAGCCATTCTGTCATTTATAATATTTCCGGTAGAATTTGAATTAAGTCAGCAACGCACAAAGATCAAATTGTCCAATGTACACCAATGGCGCTACAACAGAACTGACACGGTTTTAAGAGAAAACGAAAAGCGATATCTGTCGTTTCTTATTGAAGCCAATGCTGTGTGATGCGAATGCTGATATAATTTGCGTACGCGAAGTCATATTTGTTATATAGGGACACTATTTTATATAATTTAGAATTATAGCCCGGTGGATGAATTGTTTAAATACAAAGGATGGTGCTAGGCACAAATATGCTGTTACATATTATTTTAAAAATTAATCCTGTGGATGAATTTTTAAAATACAAGTGGTTGGTATATAAAAACATAATTTCAAGAAAGAGATTATTGGGCGAGATTTTCTTTTACATAATATCTGCCGATATAATCCGCCATAGGCCGAGTGATATCTGATATTATATAAAACAGCATAGCTGTACGAAAATCTCTCATATAGCGCTATTCGCATATTTGTTATAAATGTACTATAATTTATATTATGTCAAATAGGATATTTGATGCTGGATGTTGTTTACCGGATTCCTTACTCCTGCCGAATGCTAATAGGCATAATGCTGTAGTGTATGACCAATGGAACAAATATTCAATTCACTATTCACATCTCACTTTTCACTACTCACAATTACTAATCCCAAATTCCTAATCCCTAATTACTAATTCCTAACTCCTTGTTCACAATACACCTTTTACTACCTTTGCAGCTTGCAAGAAAAATCACAATCGAAATTAGAATTCGTTACCCTCATGGCTTTGCTGATGTCTGTGGTAGCACTGGCCATCGATGCGCTTTTGCCGGCCTTAGATATTATTGGCCTGGCTTTAGGGACCGACGATCCCGCCGATAATCAACTCCTTATTATATCCATCTTCCTGGGACTTGGATTGGGTCCGTTGATCTTCGGTCCGTTCTCAGAC is from Constantimarinum furrinae and encodes:
- a CDS encoding TolB family protein; translation: MDKILLIICVSMFSACKSAAQDNMESTTKNKIAFVTNRDGNSEIYTMDLNGNDIQNISQNDSLDFSPSWSYKGDIIYFYSKRDGNSDIYSMNSDGSNVHRLTNHPASDVLPVPSPDGRSILFMSDRDSLSRNVYIMNSNGSNVRALTKNTFYEESPDWSPNGKEIVFTRQLRDSTDTSHAANGEIFIMNADGTNVRRLTNKEGYDSGAKFSPDGTQIAFYGSNENQWDLYIMDADGNTLYNLTNDTIECYSPDWSADGKWLIYTAGSKGNYNLWKINIETKDRVQLTNTVGRNEGPAVHK
- a CDS encoding DUF1761 domain-containing protein — its product is MENMIINHWAVLICAVCNLILGAIYYSPALFYKSWKAENKLTDEQLARAHPGKIYGISFILAYLMSYNMAFFLGDASSDIAWGATAGFLVGFGWAAAIFTAIALFEQKSWKYIAINSGYIIIYFTIIGAILGVWR
- a CDS encoding helix-turn-helix domain-containing protein — its product is MIHKSHILTAKLSRYMDAMLYHKDYSPTHTMDKYLPDGTTNIIFELTDTPKYIFDNHTKKPKQKCTHVWFSGVLTDYITISASSEEMIVLVFKPGAAYPLIRESVHRFSNKVVSASEIFGPSIMELYSEIKRATTPDQKFRLIEAWLLTRFNDDDFYSEIIQYAIDRIEQSPSVTNITEIAVKSGYSQKQFIQLFKKYVGITPKQFHRIKRFNEILKAVENKEQISWTAIAQDCGYFDQAHFIKDFKSFSGLNPKQYVNDIGDYPNFFPVK
- a CDS encoding cold-shock protein — translated: MKEGTVKFFNNAKGFGFITIKDTNEEIFVHSTNLMEDIREDDNVQFEVEKGEKGLSAIKVSLI
- a CDS encoding adenylate/guanylate cyclase domain-containing protein yields the protein MNFNYKAYYFLIGFILSLIHTGVAQDQAVADSLRLIYLQGTVKGEEKLELLRNLAFNAANDLELSLQYADELIRQAQKEENYLYLYRGFSQKGQTYRLAGELPLALEAFFKCSEAAVKVENGKYEGGAYLTIADVYSEIGNTTNAEIYYTKSIDILRKVNDSLSLATALLNSGDEYFNSKNYGLALRNFEESGLIFKNLNYQIGSAYNLGNIGMVYAKQGKPIQAKTYINEAIALLEDVEDYYAISEYLTYMADIFLEQNDWESAVDYASRSLELALKYGLKKQISESNLKLSLLYEGTGNYFKSHAYYKDHIRYRDSVANIEKVQQMADQRTNYEVSKKQAEVDLLEKDAEIQLLKDKRQRTIIYITIAVLLLIIILAIALYRRNLFMQRVKRIIEKEKAVSETLLLNILPATTAEELKQNGKVQAKKFDSVTVLFTDFKDFTQYAENLAPEDLVASIDFYFSKFDAIMEEHGLEKIKTIGDAYMCAGGLQGSTGNHALAMVQAAAEIIQFVQDVKLQGNNGSTPFEIRIGINTGPVVAGVVGTKKFAYDIWGDTVNIASRMESNSTPGKINISEDTYALVKESVSCDFRGEIRVKNKGKMKMYFVQENADL
- the rlmF gene encoding 23S rRNA (adenine(1618)-N(6))-methyltransferase RlmF, whose protein sequence is MVDDEEISDLCFRHLLYATIIVACTHLNKTVLHPNNIHAAPYHFPALIKAHPPLKEFVHTGKSGQDTVNFAEASAVLHLNKALLKHHYGLTDWNIPPHYLCPPVPGRADYIHHLNDLLTDAEKQKGIKGLDIGVGANCIYPILGSRIYQWKMVGADTDTTAVASAKANVKASEVLKDTIEIRYQPVKANIFEGVIQNNEYFNVSMCNPPFHPSEEEAVKGTLRKLRNLGDTAPQQTKKEIMLNFGGQANELWCNGGEALFIKRMIKQSVPFKMQVGWFTTLVSKKEHLPPIYKQLDKLKAKHTTIAMEQGNKQSRIVAWRFL